The genomic segment CGGCGCCAAGCAGCCGTTCCCGTGCCCGACCGAGGACCCGGAGGCCCTCGCGGCGGCCGAGCTGGAGCCGGGCGTCCCCCTGCTCCCGACCGATCCGTGGCTCCTGGAGTCCTCGCTGCTCACCCTCTCGGGGCTGGACTACGCGGGCATCGTGGAGGTGAAGACGGCGGACGGCACGGTCAAGAAGGTGCTGAAGTTCACCGCCGACTCCATCGACATCAGGGACCTGCACCAGACGGCGGTGGGCCCGGACGGCACCACCATGCACGTCCAGGCGCGCGACGGCTCCACGTCCACCATCCGCGGCGGCAAGGTGACGATGTACACGGAGGAGCTGAAGGGCAACCTCTTCGGCATCATCCCGATCACCTTCAGCCCCACCTCGCCGCCCCCGATCAACGTGCCCTTCGCGTTCTTCACGAACGTCAAGGTCACCCAGGCCGGCCAGTTCGGCGGTTCGCTCACCGTGCCCGGCCTGCACAACTACCTCACCAAGAACGGCGGCTGACCTCTCCGCCGCACCCCAGACCAGTCCGGGAGCCGCACAACACCTGTGGCCCGCAGCCCTGTTGCTCAGGGGTGCGGGCCGCAGGCGTGTCCGCGCCCGCCTTCCCCGTACGACGGAACGGCCGTGGGCCGCACACCCGGCTCTCGCCGAAGTGTGCGGCCCACGGCCGTCGTTCCGCCGGTGGCGTGCGCCGTCAGGCGCGGTCGCGACCGCCCACGTGGTGGACGTGCACCATGTTGGTGGTGCCGGGGATGCCGGGGGGCGAACCGGCGGTGATGATCATCGTGTCGCCCTCGTTGTAGCGGCCGAGCTTCAGCAGCTCGGCGTCGACCATGTCGACCATCGCGTCGGTGGTCTCCACGTGCGGCACGACGTGGGCCTCGACGCCCCAGCTCAGGGTGAGCTGGTTGCGGGTGGACTCGTCCGTGGTGAAGGCGAGCACCGGCTGCGCGGCGCGGTAGCGGGACAGGCGGCGGGCGGTGTCACCGGACTGGGTGAACGCTACCAGCGCCTTGCCGTCCAGGAAGTCCGCGATCTCGGCGGCGGCGCGGGCGACCGCACCACCCTGGGTGCGCGGCTTCTTGCCCGGGACGAGCGGCTGGAGGCCCTTGGAGAGGAGCTCCTCCTCGGCGGCGACGACGATCTTCGCCATCGTCTTGACCGTCTCGATCGGGTACGCGCCGACCGAGGACTCGGCGGACAGCATGACCGCGTCCGCACCGTCCAGGATCGCGTTGGCGACGTCGGACGCCTCGGCGCGCGTCGGACGGGAGTTGGTGATCATCGACTCCATCATCTGGGTCGCCACGATCACCGGCTTGGCGTTGCGCCGGCAGAGCTCCACCAGGCGCTTCTGCACCATCGGGACCTTCTCCAGCGGGTACTCGACGGCGAGGTCGCCACGGGCCACCATCACACCGTCGAACGCCAGGACGACGCCCTCCATGTGCTCGACCGCCTGCGGCTTCTCCACCTTGGCGATGACGGGGACCCGGCGGCCCTCCTCGTCCATCACCTTGTGGACGTCCTTGACGTCCTCGGCGTCACGGACGAAGGAGAGGGCGACCATGTCGCAGCCCATCCGCAGGGCGAACCGGAGGTCGTCCACGTCCTTCTCGGACAGGGCGGGGACGTTGACCGCCGCGCCGGGCAGGTTGATGCCCTTGTGGTCGGAGATGACACCGCCCTCGATGACGATGGTCTTGACCCGGGGGCCCTCGACCGAGACGACCTTCAGCTCGACGTTGCCGTCGTTGATGAGGATCGGGTCGCCCTTGGCGACGTCGCCCGGCAGACCCTTGTAGGTCGTGCCGCAGATCGACTTGTCGCCGGGGACGTCCTCGGCTGTGATGGTGAACTCGTCACCGCGGACCAGCTCGACGGGGCCCTCGGCGAACTTCGCGAGGCGGATCTTCGGGCCCTGGAGGTCGGCGAGCACGCCCACCGCCCGCCCGGTCTCGGCGGCAGCCTTGCGGACACGGTCGTACCGGCCCTGGTGCTCTTCGTGGGTGCCGTGGCTGAAGTTGAATCGGGCCACGCTCATGCCGGCCTCGATCAGAGCGACCAGCTTCTCGTGGGAGTCGACGGCGGGACCGAGGGTGCAGACGATTTTGGAACGGCGCATGGGGCGGATCCTATCGGTTTGTTTCACTGCGGAATATTCCGTCTGGTGGAAAGTACAAAGGGGCGTGGGGGTGCTCAGTTGTCGGCCTCTACGGGTGCGTCGCCCCGGCCTCCTCGGGCCTGGTGCCGCTTCCGTCGCCGCCGTCCCCGGCGGCCCGTCCGACCAGCGCGAACGTCTGTCCGGCGATCTCCAGTTCCTCGTCCGTCGGGACCACGGCGACCGCGACCCGGGCGTACTCGGGGGAGATCAGCCGGGGCTGGGGCGACCGTACGGCGTTCAGAGCGCCGTCCACCGCCATGCCCAGCTCCTCCAGACCGGCGATGGCCGCCTCCCGTACCGGGGCCGAGTTCTCGCCGACCCCCGCCGTGAAGGCCACCGCGTCCACCCGGCCGAGGACGGCCGTGTAGGCGCCGATGTACTTCTTCAGCCGGTGGATGTAGATGTCGAAGGCGAGGGCGGCGCGCTCGTCGCCCTCGTCCACGCGGCGGCGGATCTCTCGCATGTCGTTGTCGCCGCAGAGGCCGACCAGACCGCTCTTCTTGTTGAGCAGCTCGTCGATCTCGTCCGCCGACATCCCCGCCACCCGCTTCAGGTGGAAGGTGACCGCCGGGTCGATGTCCCCGGAGCGGGTCCCCATGACGAGGCCCTCCAGCGGGGTCAGGCCCATCGAGGTGTCCACGCACCGCCCGCCCGCCACGGCGGACGCCGAGGCGCCGTTGCCGAGGTGCAGCACGATGATGTTGAGCTCCTCGACCGGCCGGCCCAGCAGCTTCGCCGTACGGCGCGAGACGTACGCGTGCGAGGTGCCGTGGAAGCCGTACCGGCGCACCCGGTGGGCGTCGGCGGTCTCCACGTCGATCGCGTACCGGGCCGCGTGCTCGGGCATCGTGGTGTGGAACGCGGTGTCGAAGACCGCGACCTGCGGCAGGTCCGGCCGCAGTTCCTGGGCCGTACGGATGCCGGTGATGTTCGCCGGGTTGTGCAGCGGGGCGACCGGCACCAGCCGCTCGATCTCCTTGAGCACGTCGTCGGTGACCACGGTCGGCTCGGTGAACCGGAGCCCGCCGTGCACCACCCGGTGCCCGATCGCGGCCAGCTCGGGGGAGTCCAGGCCCAGCCCGTCGGCCGCCAGCTCCTCGGCCGCGGCCTTCAGGGCCGCCGAGTGGTCGGCGATCCGGCCGTTGCGCTCACGGGCCTCGCCGCCCTCGCCCGGACGCGGGGTGTGCACCAGGCGGGACGTTTCCTCACCGATGCGCTCCACCAGCCCGGAGGCGAGCCGGGAGTGGTCGCGCATGTCCAGCAGCTGGTACTTCACCGACGAGGAGCCGGAGTTGAGCACGAGCACCCGGTGCGCGCCGGAGGGCGCGGCACCCGCCCCGCCCTGCCCGGTCGTCGCGTCGGTCGTCGTGTGGGTCATGCGGGTCACTCCTCGCCCTGCGCCTGGATGGCTGTAATGGCCACGGTGTTGACGATGTCCTGGACCAGGGCGCCGCGCGACAGGTCGTTGACCGGCTTGCGCAGCCCCTGGAGCACCGGACCCACCGCGACCGCGTTCGCCGAGCGCTGTACGGCCTTGTAGGTGTTGTTCCCGGTGTTGAGGTCCGGGAAGATCAGCACGGTGGCACGGCCCGCCACCGGGGACTCGGGCATCTTCGTCGCCGCGACGGTCGGCTCGACCGCCGCGTCGTACTGGATCGGGCCCTCGATGAGCAGGTCGGGCCGTGCCGAGCGGACCCGGTCCGTCGCCTCCCGCACCTTCTCGACGTCCGCGCCGGAACCCGAGGTCCCGGTCGAGTACGACAGCATCGCGATCCGCGGGTCCACCCCGAAACGGGCCGCCGTCGCCGCCGACTGGACCGCGATGTCCGAGAGCTGCTCGGCGTCCGGGTCCGGGTTGACCGCGCAGTCGCCGTACACCAGCACCTTGTCGGCGAGGCACATGAAGAAGACCGAGGAGACGATGCGCGCGTCCGGCTTCGTCTTGATGATCTCGAAGGCCGGCCGGATGGTCGCCGCCGTGGAGTGCACGGAACCGGAGACCATGCCGTGCGCCAGGCCCTCCTGGACCATCAGCGTGCCGAAGTAGTTCACGTCGGAGACCACGTCGTACGCCAGCTCCACCGTCACTCCGCGGTGCGCGCGCAGTTGGGCGTACCGCTCCGCGAAGGCCTGCCGCAGTTCGGAGGTCTGGGGGTCGATGAGCTGGGTGTCCGCGAGGTCGATGCCGAGGTCGGCCGCCTTCTTGCGGATCAGGTCCACGTCGCCGAGGAGCGTCAGCTCGCACACGTCGCGGCGGAGCAGCACGTCCGCGGCGCGCAGCACGCGCTCCTCGGAACCCTCCGGCAGCACCACCCGGCGCCGGTCGGCGCGCGCCTGCTCCAGCAGGTCGTGCTCGAACATCATCGGCGTGACGCGTCCGGTACGGGCCACCGAGACCCGTTCGAGGAGCGCCGCGGTGTCCACATGGCGCTCGAACAGGCCGAGCGCGGTCTCCGCCTTGCGGGGCGTGGCCGCGTTCAGCTTGCCTTCGAGGGCGAAGAGTTCGCCGGCGGTGGGGAAGGAACCCCCCGGAACCGAGATCACCGGGGTGCCGGGCGCGAGCCGGGCCGCCAGCTGGAGGATCTCCTCGCCGGGACGCTCGTCCAGCGTCAGCAGCACCCCCGCGATGGGCGGGGTGCCGGCGCTGTGCGCGGCGAGCGAACCCACCACCAGGTCGGCCCGGTCGCCCGGGGTGACGACCATGCAGCCGGGCGTCAGCGCCTTCAGGACCCTCGGCAGCATCGCCCCGCCGAACACGAAGTCCAGCGCGTCCCGCGCGAGCCCCGCGTCGTCGCCGAGCAGCACCGTGCCGCCCAGCGCGGCGGTGACCTGCGCGACCGTGGGCGCCGAGAGGGCCGGATCGTCCGGCAGTACGTAGACCGGGACGGTCAGCCGCTCCACGATGCGCTCGGCGAGCGTGTCCCGGTCCTCGGGCGCGACCCGGTTGACCACCATCGCCAGCACGTCGCAGCCGAGCCCGGCGTAGGCGCGGTAGGCGTTGTGGGTCTCGGCCCGCACCGACTCGGCGGGCTGGTCCTTGCCGCCGACCACCGTGATGACGGAGGCCCCGAACTCGTTGGCGAGGCGGGCGTTGAGCGCCAGCTCGTCGGGGAGCTGGGTCTCCGCGTAGTCGGTGCCGAGCACCAGCACCACCTCGTACGCGCGCGCGACCTGGTGGAAGCGCTCGACGAGCCGGGAGACGAGTTCGTCGGTACCCTGTTCCGCCTGGACCGCCGACGCCTCGTGGTAGTCGAGGCCGTAGACGGTCTCCGGGCTCTGGGAGAGCCGGTAGCGGGCGCGCAGCAACTCGAACAGCCGGTCGGGACCGTCGTGGACCAGCGGCCGGAAGACGCCGACGCGGTCCACCTGCCGTGTCAGTAGCTCCATGACCCCGAGTTCGACGACCTGACGGCCGTCCCCCCGGTCGATCCCGGTCACGTACACGCTGCGCGTCACGCGTGGTCTCCCGTCCTGATGCGGCTGTTCGCCCGATACGGGCGGTGATATCCCGGTAGGGGTGGCATTGGCTTGCATTATTTCCGACGATACCCGCGGGGGCCGCAGGGCCGCCCGCCGGAGACCCCTTCCCGTCTTTCCCGCACGGCACCGGGCCGTTGCCGGTGCCGTGCGTGTGTGCACGCGTACACCCGGGGGCATTGCTTCCCCGCCCCGGCTCCCCGGTAGCCATGAGGCCCCACGTAACGTGGGACCGGAGGCAGCTTCCGGACCTGTTACCCGGATTTTCGCCCCCTGTTCGTGCGCCGGAGCAGCCGAAAGCGCGGGGTGTACCCCTGCCGTGGGAGAATCGGGACGGCTCACGGCGCGGGGGCCGCTCACCAAGGCCCCGAACAGTCCGGTACTAGCGAGCAGGAGACAACGCACGATGCGCATCGGAATTCTCACCGCAGGCGGCGACTGCCCCGGCCTGAACGCAGTGATCCGTTCGGTCGTGCACCGCGCAGTAGTGGGTCACGGCGACGAGGTCATCGGCTTCGAGGACGGCTTCAAGGGCCTCCTGGACGGCCACTACCGCCCGCTGGACCTGAACGCCGTCAGTGGCATCCTGGCGCGCGGCGGCACCATCCTCGGCTCCGCCCGCCTGGAGCGCGACCGGCTCCGCGAGGCCGCCGAGAACTGCGAGGAGCTGTCCCGCCGTTACGGCATAGACGCCCTCATCCCCATCGGCGGCGAGGGCACCCTCACGGCGGCCCGGATGCTCTCCGAGGCCGGCATGCCCGTCGTCGGCGTCCCGAAGACCATCGACAACGACATCTCCGCCACCGACCGCACCTTCGGGTTCGACACCGCGGTGGGCGTCGCGACGGAGGCCATAGACCGCCTCAAGACCACCGCCGAATCCCACCAGCGCGTCATGGTCGTCGAGGTGATGGGCCGTCACGCCGGGTGGATCGCCCTGGAGTCCGGCATGGGCGGCGGCGCGCACGGCATCTGCCTGCCCGAGCGCCCCTTCCAGGTCGACGACCTGGTCAAGATGGTCGAGGAACGCTTCGCCCGCGGCAAGAAGTTCGCGGTCATCTGCGTCGCCGAAGGCGCGCACCCCGCCGAGGGCTCGATGACCTACGCCAAGGGCGAGATCGACCAGTTCGGCCACGAGCGCTTTCAGGGCATCGGCAACCGCCTCGCCGTCGAGCTGGAGCGCCGCCTCGGCAAGGAGGCCCGCCCGGTCATCCTCGGCCACGTCCAGCGCGGCGGCACCCCGACCGCCTACGACCGCGTCCTCGCGACCCGCTTCGGCTGGCACGCAGTGGAGGCCGTGCACCGCGGCGAGTTCGGCAACATGACCGCCCTGCGCGGGACCTCCATCGAGATGGTGCCGCTCGCCGACGCGGTGACCCAGCTGAAGACCGTACCGGCGGACCGGATGTTCGAGGCGGAGTCGGTGTTCTAGGCAGGACCCCCCGCACCAGCGCGTGAAGGCTGTTCCGACGTCCCCGCAAGGGGCGGCGGGACAGCCTTCACGCGTTTCCGCCGGTCTGCCGCTGTGCCCGCCGAGGGGCACGAGCGGCAAGCGGCGTCGGACGGCGGCGGTCCGTCCGACGGTTCATTCACGCCTCGTGTTGGCCAAGTCCATTCATGGGGAATCAAGTTGGTGAATGATGTGTGATCCGACGCGCCGGTGGTACGACCCGGGCAACACTGAGCCCGGCGCGGACGGCGAAGGCCGGCCGGCCGGGACATTCGGTGACGGGGGATGTCGGGTGGAGCGTGACGCTGAAGAGGCAGGGCGTACGGGGGACGACACGACGCGCAACGAGTTCGCGGGCACCGGCGGGCCCGTCGTCATGGGGCGGGACATCTACGGTGGCGTCACCATCCGGACGCCCGCACCTTCTCCCGCGGCGCAGGGGGACCCCGACCTCGCCAGAGCCGCCGACGACCTCGCGGCGGCGGTCGAACGCCAGTGGAGGCAAGAGGCCGCGCTGCGGCGTCTCAACGATCCCTACCCGCTTTCGGTGCGGTGGCGGCCGACGGATCCCGGGCTCCTGGAGCCCTGGCGTCTGCTGGTCGCGCTCGCCACCACCGGAGTCGGTCGGGCGGCCTCCGCCGAGCGGTCCGGTTGGGCGACCGGCCCGGAGGCGCTCTCGGGCGATGGCGGCGATCTGGTGAGCGTACTGGCCAAGGTCCCCACAGGCCGCCTGATCGTGCTCGGCGAACCCGGCTCCGGCAAAAGCGTCCTGCTGGTCCGACTGGTCCTGGACCTGCTCGCGCGTCGCAACCCCGGAGAACCGGTGCCGGTCCTTCTCCCCCTGGCCTCGTGGGACCCGGAGCAGGAGGATCTGGACCATTGGGTGGAGCAACGGCTGGGCATCGACTACCAGTGGCTCGGCGAAAACAACCGGACGGGCACCAGCAGGGGGCGTGAACTGCTGGACGCCGGCTCGATCATGCTGGTGATGGACGGTCTGGACGAGATCCCCGATGGTGTCCGCGGACGAGCGATCGCCCGGATCAACGACACCCTGGGCTTCAACCCGGACCTCGGCATGGTGCTCAGCACCCGCAGCGCACCCTTCGCCGCCACCGTACGCCCCCCGAACGGGCGCGAGGTGCGAATGACCGGTGCGGCGGGCGTCACGCTGGAGCCGCTGGACCTGGCGACAGTCGCGACGTACCTGAAAGACTCCGCTGGCGGACCGGCCGACGAAGCGCGCTGGCAGGGAGTGTTCTCCACCCTGGCCGAAGGGCCGGGCGACCAGCCTCTGGGGCAGGTGCTCACGACACCGCTGATGGCGTATCTGGCCCGCGTCGCCTACTCCTCCCCGTCGTCCGCCCCGGCGGGCCGCCCGGACGAGCTTCTGGACCTCACACGGTTTCCCACGCGGGCCAGTATCCAGGCGCACCTGCTCGACTCCTACGTCCCCGCCTCCTACGCACGGCGCGAGACCGCGGTTCCGGCCGGGCGCCATGGGCAGCCGCGCTGGTGGACCACCGGGGAGGCGGTTCCGTTCCTCTCCTTCCTCGCCAACGACCTGGAGCACCGCCAGCAGGGAACCACCGACTTCGGATGGTGGACCCTCGCCGACGCGGCGCCGAGAATCCTGGCGGGAGTCGCCGTCGGTCTCGTGGCGGTACCGGCGGGCGTGGTGATGCCGTTCGGCGCCTGGCTCGGGGTCGGCATGCTGGTGGGGGTCGGCGTGGCGTTGATCGGCCGCCGGTGGAGTCTTCCCACCCGGAGCTTCAACCGCGGGCTTGCGGGGGGACTGGCAGGCAGCGTTCTCGGCTCCGCTGCGGGCCTCGGTATGCGCTACCTGCTCGGGATCGACAGCCCGGCAGGCTATCTGGTCAGCGGGCTCGCGCTGGGCCTGGTGCCCGGGTTCCTCGGAGGCTTTCGGGCCGGGCTGGCGGGTGGCGTCGCGGCGTCCTTCGTCGGCGCGTTCGTCGGCGAACCCGAGATGGGAGAACCGGCCTCGCTGGTCAACAGCATTGGGTTCGCGGTCGCTGCCGCCTGCGTGGTCACCCTGGGCCGCAGCCGGATGCCTGCCCGGGGGCTGCGCTGGTCACCGCTCGGCGTACTCACCGGCATGGGCGGCGGACTCGTTCTCGGGGTCGCCGTCACCGTGCAGGCCGACGCGCGCTCAGGGCTCCTGTCCGGGATCGTCGCCGCAGTGGGAGGCTCCTTCGGCGCGGGTCTGGAAGCCAGACCGGCCGAGGCCACGGTCGCTGCCGGCCCGCAGACCGTTTTGGACCAGGACCGGGTCACGTTCTGGACCACGGCCATGGCGGGAGGGCTCGCCATCGGCGTGGCGGCGGTGCTCGTCATCGGATCGGTCATGGGGCCGTGGCGGGGCATGCTGGTCGGCGTGGCCGATGGCCTGGCGACCGGCCTGGCGTGGGGTTTTCTTCAGGCCAGGTACGGATCGTTCACGCTCGCCCGATGGTGGCTCGCCCTGCACGGAAAGGTGCCGTTGCGGTTGATGCCGTTCCTTGCGGACGCGCATCGACGAGGGGTGCTGAGGCAGGTCGGAGCCACGTACCAGTTGCGCCACGCCGAACTGCAGCGTCGACTCGCGGGAGGAGAGTGAGCCGCCGCGTTCTGCCTCCGGCGCCCCTCATTCCCTCCGGGGATCGTCGTCCGCACCGGGAGACGGCGGTTCACCGTACGAGGGCGTGTCGGCCCGTGTGTCCGCACCGCGGGTGCCGGGCTCGGCCGAATCACGGGTGGTGACGCTGGGGCCGAAAAAATCCCTGCCCATGAGGACCGGGCCGTAATGGGTTCCTCCGCTGATGTGGTTCGTCACTCCGTTCCGGCCGATCTCCTCCGGCCGGGCCGTCCGGCGCCATTCCTCCAGAGCGAGACGGAAGTCCGCGTCGATCACGGCTCGCACGGCGAGGGCCGTGCTCAGCCGCTGAGCCCGTTCCAACTCGCCAGGAGCCTCCGCCAGAGCCGCGAGTTCGTCCTCACCGGAGCTCACCACGAGCGAATCGTCCGTATCGCCGCGCCGGAAGGGAAGACGCAACAGCTCGCTCAGACCGGTCCACGCCTGTCGGCCCGCCTCGGTTCCCACACCACCGGCCAGTGCAGCCAGCACGGCTGCCGAGATCGGGTCCATCGTCACTCCTCGGTCATGGGTCTGTCGCCGCGTCGCCCGCTCGCCCACCGGGCGATGGACGCGCACCACCGAGCATGCCCCGTACACGGGCGGCCTGACCCGCCCGCACGGAAAATGGTGCGGACCAAAAGGCCTCAGTGCGCCTCCGGCACCCACCGGTAGTGCAGCTCCGGCCGTCCGACCTGGCCGTAGTGCGGCCGGCGGGCGGCCCGGCCGAGACCGACGAGGTGTTCCAGGTAACGGCGTGCGGTGATGCGGGAGATGCCCAGCGCCTCGCCGGTGGCCGCCGCAGTCACCCCGTCCGGCGCCCCGCGCAGCTCACGGGTGACCGCTTCCAGCGTGGGGGCGCTCAGCCCCTTCGGCAGCGCGGCCGGGTGCGGTGCGCGCAGCACCCCGAGCGCCCGGTCCACCTCCTCCTGGCCGCTCGCCTCCCCGGCCGCCGCCCGGAACTCCGCGTACCGCACCAGCCGGTCCCGCAGCGTCGGGTAGGTGAACGGCTTCAGCACGTACTGCACCACCCCCAGCGAGACACCCTCACGCACCACCGCGAGGTCCCTCGCCGAGGTCACCGCGATCACGTCGGCGCCGTGCCCGGCCGCCCGCAGCGCGCGCAGCAGCTGGAGCCCGTGGCCGTCGGGGAGGTAGAGGTCGAGCAGCAGCAGATCGACGGGCTCCCGGTCCAGCGCCCGTACCGCCTCCGCCCGCGTGTGCGCCACCGCCGCCACCTCGAAGCCCTCCACCCGTGCGACGTACATCCGGTGGGCGTCGGCGGCCACCGGATCGTCCTCCACCACCAGGACCCGGATCATGCGCGCTCTCCCGCCGTGCTCGTGGTGCTCGTAGCGCCGTTTCCGCGGCCCGTACGGTCCCCGATCGGCAGGCGTACGGAGAACTCCGCGCCCCCGTCCGGACCCCGCCCCAGCTCCACCGTCCCGCCGTTGCGCCGCACGGTCTGGCGGACCAGCGCGAGGCCGAGCCCCCGCCCGCTGCCGTGCGTCGACCAGCCGGTACGGAACACCGCCTCGGCGTCGTCCCGCCCGATGCCGGGGCCGTTGTCCGCCACCTTCAGCAGCAGCTCCCGGGCGTCGGCCCCAGCGACGGCCGTCACCGTGACCCGGGGGCGGGCGGGTACGTGCGCGGCGGCCGGGTCCTCGCCGCGCGGGGCGGGGACGACGGCCACCGGTGCGCCCGGGCCCTCGGCCGCCGCGTCCAGCGCGTTGTCGATCAGATTGCCCAGCACGGTCACCAGGTCCCGCTGCGCCAGGGTGTCGGGCAGCACCCCGTCGTCGATCCGGCTGTCCTCGGCCAGCACCAGCTCCACCCCGCGCTCGTTCGCCTGGGCCGCCTTGCCCAGCAGCAGCGCCGCGAGCACAGGTTCGGCGACCGAGCCCACCACCCGGTCCGTCAGCACCTGGGCCAGCTCCAGCTCGGCGGTCGCGAACCCCACCGCCTCCTCGGCGCGGCCGAGTTCGATCAGCGACACCACCGTGTGCAACCGGTTCGCCGCCTCGTGCGCCTGCGCGCGGAGCGCCTGCGAGAAACCCCGCTCCGAGTCCAACTCGCCCGACAGTGCCTGAAGTTCGGTGTGGTCCCGCAGTGTCACCACGGTGCCCCGCTGCTCACCGCCCACCACCGGCCGGGAGTTCAGCACGATCACCCGGTCCGCCGTCAGATGGAGCTCGTCCACGCGCGGCTCGGACGCCAGCAGCGCCCCGGTCAGCGAGGGCGGCAGCGCCAGCGCGTCCGCCTTCCGGCCGACCGCCTCGGACCCCAGCCCCAGCAGTTCGCGGCCCGCGTCGTTGATCAACGCGATCCTCCGCTGCCCGTCCAGCATCAGCAGCCCCTCGCGCACCGCGTGCAGAGCGGCCTCGTGGTAGTCGTGCATCCGGCTCAGCTCCGCCGCGTTCATCCCGTGCGTGTGGCGGCGCAGCCGGGCGTTGATCACGTACGTACCGATCCCGCCGAGCGCCAGCGCACCCGCCGCCGCGAGGCTCAGCGCCCGCAGCTGTGCCCGCACCTGGGTGGAGACCCGCTCCACGGTGATGCCCGCGCTGACCAGCCCGGTGATCCGGCCCCCGTCGCGGACCGGGGTGACCACCCGGATCGACGGGCCGAGCGTGCCCGTGTACGTCTCCTCGAACGTCTCGCCCTTCAACGCCCGCGCGGTGTGCCCGAGGAAGGTCTCGCCGATGCGCGACCTGTCCGGATGCGTCCAGCGCACGCCGTGCGGGTCCATGATCGTCACGAACGCGATCCCGGTGTCCGCACGGACCTGTTCCGCGTACGGCTGGAGCGCCGAGGACGGGTCCGGGGTACGGATCGCCTCCCGCACGGAGGGCGACCCGGCGATCGCCACCGCCGCCGCCCGCACCTGCCGCCGCGCGGTCTCCTCGGCCCGCGCGGAGCCGGAGACGTACGCGAAGAACGCCCCGCCGGCCACCACGGCGGCGATCAGGACGACCTGCATGGCGAAGAGCTGACCGGCCAGGCTGCGGGGACGGGGGCGGAAGGAACGCATGGCGGACAGTGTGCCCCGGGTGCGGTGACCTGGGTGAGGCGCGGTGACCGGCGTGGGGTGACCGGGGCAGGTGCGGTGACCGGGGTGAGGCGGGAGGGGCGGCGAAGGGCTGGTTCGGCCTGCGGCGAAAGGAGTTTTCGCGGTACGGGCGCCCGGATATTTTCCCGGTATGACCGATCACCGCACCGTCGACGTCGGAGGCGTACGGCTGGCCTACCAGGTCTCAGGACCTGCGGACGCCCCGCCGCTCGTCCTGCTGCACGCACTCGGCATGGACTCCTCGGACTGGGACGCCGTGGCCCCCGTCCTCGCCCGACGCCGCCGCGTCCACGCCCTCGACCTGCGCGGCCACGGCCGGAGCGAGTGGCCCGGCACGTACTCGTTGGAGCTCATGCGGGACGACGTGCTCGGCTTCCTGGACGCGCTGGCTCTCGACCGGGTGGACCTGGTGGGGCACTCGCTGGGCGGGATCGTCGCCTACCTCCTCGCCGAGGAGCACCCGGGGCGGGTGCACCGCCTCGTCCTGGAGGACGTCCCCGCCCCGCACCCCCGGGAGCGGACCGTACCGACCAGACCGGAGGGCGAGCTGACGTTCGACTGGGACATGGTCCTGGCCGTCAAGCCGCAACTCGACACCCCTGAAGCGCAGTGGCTGGAGCGCCTCGGCCGGATCACCGCCGAGACCCTCGTCGTGGGCGGCGGGCCGGGCAGCCACGTGCCCCAGGACGGCGTGGCCGACCTGGCCCGTCGCGTTCCGCACGGGCGGCTCGTCACCATCGGGGCCGGGCACCTGATCCACCGGGCCGAACCGGAGGAGTTCACGCGGACCGTCGTGGAGTTCCTGTGGCCGGAGGGGGGAGCGGACCCGGGACCGAGAGCCTGACCCGTGCCCACGGTGCGAGCGGGCCGTCTTCCCGGCCTGGGGCCGTCAGCCGATGCCGGCCGGCAGGTCCCAGGATCGGGGCCGGTCGAGGGCCTCCCACTCCTCCCGGAGCAGCGCGTGCACCGCGAGGTCGTGCCGGCGCCCCTGGTGCAGGCAGGCGGAGCGGCGTACCCCCTCGCGCACGAAACCGGCCCCGGCCAGGGCGCCCAGTGCCGCGGTGTTCGT from the Streptomyces sp. NBC_01335 genome contains:
- a CDS encoding alpha/beta fold hydrolase, with amino-acid sequence MTDHRTVDVGGVRLAYQVSGPADAPPLVLLHALGMDSSDWDAVAPVLARRRRVHALDLRGHGRSEWPGTYSLELMRDDVLGFLDALALDRVDLVGHSLGGIVAYLLAEEHPGRVHRLVLEDVPAPHPRERTVPTRPEGELTFDWDMVLAVKPQLDTPEAQWLERLGRITAETLVVGGGPGSHVPQDGVADLARRVPHGRLVTIGAGHLIHRAEPEEFTRTVVEFLWPEGGADPGPRA
- a CDS encoding response regulator is translated as MIRVLVVEDDPVAADAHRMYVARVEGFEVAAVAHTRAEAVRALDREPVDLLLLDLYLPDGHGLQLLRALRAAGHGADVIAVTSARDLAVVREGVSLGVVQYVLKPFTYPTLRDRLVRYAEFRAAAGEASGQEEVDRALGVLRAPHPAALPKGLSAPTLEAVTRELRGAPDGVTAAATGEALGISRITARRYLEHLVGLGRAARRPHYGQVGRPELHYRWVPEAH
- a CDS encoding sensor histidine kinase codes for the protein MRSFRPRPRSLAGQLFAMQVVLIAAVVAGGAFFAYVSGSARAEETARRQVRAAAVAIAGSPSVREAIRTPDPSSALQPYAEQVRADTGIAFVTIMDPHGVRWTHPDRSRIGETFLGHTARALKGETFEETYTGTLGPSIRVVTPVRDGGRITGLVSAGITVERVSTQVRAQLRALSLAAAGALALGGIGTYVINARLRRHTHGMNAAELSRMHDYHEAALHAVREGLLMLDGQRRIALINDAGRELLGLGSEAVGRKADALALPPSLTGALLASEPRVDELHLTADRVIVLNSRPVVGGEQRGTVVTLRDHTELQALSGELDSERGFSQALRAQAHEAANRLHTVVSLIELGRAEEAVGFATAELELAQVLTDRVVGSVAEPVLAALLLGKAAQANERGVELVLAEDSRIDDGVLPDTLAQRDLVTVLGNLIDNALDAAAEGPGAPVAVVPAPRGEDPAAAHVPARPRVTVTAVAGADARELLLKVADNGPGIGRDDAEAVFRTGWSTHGSGRGLGLALVRQTVRRNGGTVELGRGPDGGAEFSVRLPIGDRTGRGNGATSTTSTAGERA
- a CDS encoding NACHT domain-containing protein, which translates into the protein MERDAEEAGRTGDDTTRNEFAGTGGPVVMGRDIYGGVTIRTPAPSPAAQGDPDLARAADDLAAAVERQWRQEAALRRLNDPYPLSVRWRPTDPGLLEPWRLLVALATTGVGRAASAERSGWATGPEALSGDGGDLVSVLAKVPTGRLIVLGEPGSGKSVLLVRLVLDLLARRNPGEPVPVLLPLASWDPEQEDLDHWVEQRLGIDYQWLGENNRTGTSRGRELLDAGSIMLVMDGLDEIPDGVRGRAIARINDTLGFNPDLGMVLSTRSAPFAATVRPPNGREVRMTGAAGVTLEPLDLATVATYLKDSAGGPADEARWQGVFSTLAEGPGDQPLGQVLTTPLMAYLARVAYSSPSSAPAGRPDELLDLTRFPTRASIQAHLLDSYVPASYARRETAVPAGRHGQPRWWTTGEAVPFLSFLANDLEHRQQGTTDFGWWTLADAAPRILAGVAVGLVAVPAGVVMPFGAWLGVGMLVGVGVALIGRRWSLPTRSFNRGLAGGLAGSVLGSAAGLGMRYLLGIDSPAGYLVSGLALGLVPGFLGGFRAGLAGGVAASFVGAFVGEPEMGEPASLVNSIGFAVAAACVVTLGRSRMPARGLRWSPLGVLTGMGGGLVLGVAVTVQADARSGLLSGIVAAVGGSFGAGLEARPAEATVAAGPQTVLDQDRVTFWTTAMAGGLAIGVAAVLVIGSVMGPWRGMLVGVADGLATGLAWGFLQARYGSFTLARWWLALHGKVPLRLMPFLADAHRRGVLRQVGATYQLRHAELQRRLAGGE